The following proteins are co-located in the Arctopsyche grandis isolate Sample6627 chromosome 3, ASM5162203v2, whole genome shotgun sequence genome:
- the Dyb gene encoding dystrobrevin isoform X1 translates to MSVAAEEPGGGTSGTIPGSAPGQPGGPPTDPRLALLQEMRVQNFDLIRFASYRTACKLRFVQKKVNLHAVDIWNVIEAFRENGLNTLEPQCEVSVARLETLLSSLYHSLNKRLPPAHQVRAAHCCALLLNWLLAAYCPPGENVGKIRVFSIKVALATMCAGKLVDKLRYVFSQVSDGTGQLSRIRLGEYLREALALPAAVYESPSFPYSDNLTDTLFPGRGKVTVNDFMDTMMSDPGPACLVWLPLLHRLASVENVVHPTACSACGRARLAGFRYRCSRCHNYTLCQDCFWRGRVSDNHTNEHEVKEYATYKSPSKQIGHSLRKSFRCVPERSRQQFPRFPDQPEKTLNLSHIVPPSPVAMHNGFPDAYGGHLAHTGHTGSLDSRAPRPMHHDMGRGDDEHRLIARYAARLAQHNTMPRSGRSASLTPDLGRGMVEGLGWNANADGARAQRELISQLEAKNREIMQEITRLRRQQEAEGGGGNSGSGELVGELRALRQRKGELEGHLSALQDSRRHLMGQLEGLMKMLKNQQSSPRSTPTSSPRSAQSPPPSGFILGAPNDRGNVIVSGPRSAPQTPSLGERDRLDMSCMSQSLAASGVEGALTAELRSNYTSSPRNNGASNGAPSPAPGNRSLRTDLLFAADSVTNAMSTLVRELNSEGSEDEAPALSNIRKPLDFEEDGDDDDGGRIMVGPGPAMQGGDEVWRGELARRLQRERFLAELRARDPDPQSGKGAPAEVSR, encoded by the exons ATGAGCGTGGCCGCTGAAGAACCCGGGGGTGGTACTTCGGGTACCATCCCGGGATCGGCACCGGGTCAACCAGGAGGCCCTCCGACCGACCCCAGACTGGCCCTGCTGCAGGAGATGCGCGTCCAGAACTTCGATCTGATCCGATTCGCCTCATACCGCACAGCTTGCAAGCTCCGATTCGTCCAGAAGAAAGTCAACT TGCACGCTGTCGATATATGGAACGTGATCGAGGCATTCAGGGAGAATGGACTTAACACACTAGAACCGCAATGCGAAGTCAGTGTCGCTAGATTGGAGACGTTACTGTCGTCGCTGTACCATAGTCTCAATAAGAGGCTGCCTCCGGCGCATCAGGTGCGAGCTGCTCACTGTTGCGCTTTGCTTCTCAATTGGCTCCTCGCCGCTTACTGTCCTCCggg gGAAAATGTTGGAAAAATTAGGGTATTTTCAATCAAAGTCGCTTTGGCGACGATGTGTGCTGGAAAGCTCGTAGATAAGCTTAGAT ATGTATTTTCGCAAGTGTCCGACGGCACTGGCCAACTATCTCGAATACGATTGGGAGAATATTTGCGCGAGGCTTTGGCCTTGCCAGCAGCCGTATACGAATCACCGTCGTTTCCCTACAGCGACAACCTCACCGACACACTATTCCCAGGA CGTGGAAAAGTCACCGTGAACGACTTCATGGACACGATGATGTCAGATCCGGGACCGGCGTGTCTCGTCTGGCTGCCGCTGCTGCACCGACTGGCGTCCGTAGAAAACG TTGTACATCCGACGGCGTGTTCGGCCTGTGGAAGAGCTCGTCTCGCCGGCTTCCGCTACCGTTGTTCCCGATGCCACAATTATACGCTGTGCCAGGATTGCTTCTGGCGCGGCAGAGTCTCCGACAATCACACCAACGAACACGAAGTCAAAGAGTACGCCACATAT AAGTCTCCGTCGAAGCAGATCGGCCACTCGTTAAGGAAGTCGTTCCGGTGCGTGCCGGAAAGGTCGCGACAGCAGTTTCCTCGGTTCCCCGATCAGCCTGAAAAAACCCTCAACCTCAGTCACATTGt ACCTCCGTCACCTGTTGCCATGCATAATGGTTTTCCGGATGCTTATGGAGGCCACTTAGCACACACGGGACACACAGGATCATTAGACTCTCGTGCTCCTCGACCGATGCATCACG ATATGGGACGAGGCGACGACGAGCATCGATTGATTGCACGATATGCTGCCCGACTTGCTCAACACAATACAATG CCAAGATCCGGACGATCGGCGTCGCTGACACCAGATCTG GGTCGTGGAATGGTAGAAGGACTCGGCTGGAATGCGAACGCTGATGGTGCCCGAGCCCAGCGTGAACTCATCTCCCAACTCGAAGCCAAGAATAGAGAAATCATGCAAGAAATTACTAGATTGcg GCGACAGCAAGAAGCAGAAGGTGGTGGTGGAAACTCTGGAAGTGGAGAACTCGTCGGTGAATTGCGCGCGTTGCGTCAACGTAAGGGTGAATTAGAAGGACACCTTTCAGCGTTGCAAGATTCTCGTCGTCATCTAATGGGTCAGTTGGAAGGGCTCATGAAAATGTTGAAG AATCAGCAGTCCTCACCTCGATCGACCCCTACATCGTCTCCACGATCTGCCCAAAGTCCGCCCCCTTCAGGATTCATCTTGGGTGCTCCGAACGATCG AGGAAATGTCATCGTCAGCGGTCCGAGGTCGGCTCCTCAAACTCCATCACTCGGTGAGCGTGACCGACTAGACATGTCGTGCATGTCGCAAAGCTTAGCAGCATCAG GTGTCGAAGGCGCACTCACCGCGGAATTGAGATCCAACTATACCTCGTCTCCGAGAAACAACG GCGCCAGTAACGGGGCTCCGTCCCCTGCACCGGGCAACCGATCGCTCCGCACCGACCTCCTGTTCGCCGCCGACTCTGTCACCAACGCCATGTCCACGCTAGTGAGGGAGCTGAACTCCG AGGGGTCCGAGGATGAGGCGCCCGCCTTGAGTAACATCAGAAAACCTCTCG ACTTTGAAGAAGACGGAGACGATGACGACGGAGGTCGCATCATGGTCGGCCCCGGACCAGCCATGCAAGGCGGGGACGAAGTGTGGCGCGGAGAGTTGGCCCGTCGTCTCCAACGCGAGAGATTCCTGGCCGAGCTGCGAGCTCGTGATCCCGATCCCCAG aGTGGCAAAGGCGCTCCCGCTGAAGTTTCCAGATAA
- the Dyb gene encoding dystrobrevin isoform X3, whose translation MSVAAEEPGGGTSGTIPGSAPGQPGGPPTDPRLALLQEMRVQNFDLIRFASYRTACKLRFVQKKVNLHAVDIWNVIEAFRENGLNTLEPQCEVSVARLETLLSSLYHSLNKRLPPAHQVRAAHCCALLLNWLLAAYCPPGENVGKIRVFSIKVALATMCAGKLVDKLRYVFSQVSDGTGQLSRIRLGEYLREALALPAAVYESPSFPYSDNLTDTLFPGRGKVTVNDFMDTMMSDPGPACLVWLPLLHRLASVENVVHPTACSACGRARLAGFRYRCSRCHNYTLCQDCFWRGRVSDNHTNEHEVKEYATYKSPSKQIGHSLRKSFRCVPERSRQQFPRFPDQPEKTLNLSHIVPPSPVAMHNGFPDAYGGHLAHTGHTGSLDSRAPRPMHHDMGRGDDEHRLIARYAARLAQHNTMPRSGRSASLTPDLGRGMVEGLGWNANADGARAQRELISQLEAKNREIMQEITRLRRQQEAEGGGGNSGSGELVGELRALRQRKGELEGHLSALQDSRRHLMGQLEGLMKMLKNQQSSPRSTPTSSPRSAQSPPPSGFILGAPNDRGNVIVSGPRSAPQTPSLGERDRLDMSCMSQSLAASGVEGALTAELRSNYTSSPRNNEGSEDEAPALSNIRKPLDFEEDGDDDDGGRIMVGPGPAMQGGDEVWRGELARRLQRERFLAELRARDPDPQSGKGAPAEVSR comes from the exons ATGAGCGTGGCCGCTGAAGAACCCGGGGGTGGTACTTCGGGTACCATCCCGGGATCGGCACCGGGTCAACCAGGAGGCCCTCCGACCGACCCCAGACTGGCCCTGCTGCAGGAGATGCGCGTCCAGAACTTCGATCTGATCCGATTCGCCTCATACCGCACAGCTTGCAAGCTCCGATTCGTCCAGAAGAAAGTCAACT TGCACGCTGTCGATATATGGAACGTGATCGAGGCATTCAGGGAGAATGGACTTAACACACTAGAACCGCAATGCGAAGTCAGTGTCGCTAGATTGGAGACGTTACTGTCGTCGCTGTACCATAGTCTCAATAAGAGGCTGCCTCCGGCGCATCAGGTGCGAGCTGCTCACTGTTGCGCTTTGCTTCTCAATTGGCTCCTCGCCGCTTACTGTCCTCCggg gGAAAATGTTGGAAAAATTAGGGTATTTTCAATCAAAGTCGCTTTGGCGACGATGTGTGCTGGAAAGCTCGTAGATAAGCTTAGAT ATGTATTTTCGCAAGTGTCCGACGGCACTGGCCAACTATCTCGAATACGATTGGGAGAATATTTGCGCGAGGCTTTGGCCTTGCCAGCAGCCGTATACGAATCACCGTCGTTTCCCTACAGCGACAACCTCACCGACACACTATTCCCAGGA CGTGGAAAAGTCACCGTGAACGACTTCATGGACACGATGATGTCAGATCCGGGACCGGCGTGTCTCGTCTGGCTGCCGCTGCTGCACCGACTGGCGTCCGTAGAAAACG TTGTACATCCGACGGCGTGTTCGGCCTGTGGAAGAGCTCGTCTCGCCGGCTTCCGCTACCGTTGTTCCCGATGCCACAATTATACGCTGTGCCAGGATTGCTTCTGGCGCGGCAGAGTCTCCGACAATCACACCAACGAACACGAAGTCAAAGAGTACGCCACATAT AAGTCTCCGTCGAAGCAGATCGGCCACTCGTTAAGGAAGTCGTTCCGGTGCGTGCCGGAAAGGTCGCGACAGCAGTTTCCTCGGTTCCCCGATCAGCCTGAAAAAACCCTCAACCTCAGTCACATTGt ACCTCCGTCACCTGTTGCCATGCATAATGGTTTTCCGGATGCTTATGGAGGCCACTTAGCACACACGGGACACACAGGATCATTAGACTCTCGTGCTCCTCGACCGATGCATCACG ATATGGGACGAGGCGACGACGAGCATCGATTGATTGCACGATATGCTGCCCGACTTGCTCAACACAATACAATG CCAAGATCCGGACGATCGGCGTCGCTGACACCAGATCTG GGTCGTGGAATGGTAGAAGGACTCGGCTGGAATGCGAACGCTGATGGTGCCCGAGCCCAGCGTGAACTCATCTCCCAACTCGAAGCCAAGAATAGAGAAATCATGCAAGAAATTACTAGATTGcg GCGACAGCAAGAAGCAGAAGGTGGTGGTGGAAACTCTGGAAGTGGAGAACTCGTCGGTGAATTGCGCGCGTTGCGTCAACGTAAGGGTGAATTAGAAGGACACCTTTCAGCGTTGCAAGATTCTCGTCGTCATCTAATGGGTCAGTTGGAAGGGCTCATGAAAATGTTGAAG AATCAGCAGTCCTCACCTCGATCGACCCCTACATCGTCTCCACGATCTGCCCAAAGTCCGCCCCCTTCAGGATTCATCTTGGGTGCTCCGAACGATCG AGGAAATGTCATCGTCAGCGGTCCGAGGTCGGCTCCTCAAACTCCATCACTCGGTGAGCGTGACCGACTAGACATGTCGTGCATGTCGCAAAGCTTAGCAGCATCAG GTGTCGAAGGCGCACTCACCGCGGAATTGAGATCCAACTATACCTCGTCTCCGAGAAACAACG AGGGGTCCGAGGATGAGGCGCCCGCCTTGAGTAACATCAGAAAACCTCTCG ACTTTGAAGAAGACGGAGACGATGACGACGGAGGTCGCATCATGGTCGGCCCCGGACCAGCCATGCAAGGCGGGGACGAAGTGTGGCGCGGAGAGTTGGCCCGTCGTCTCCAACGCGAGAGATTCCTGGCCGAGCTGCGAGCTCGTGATCCCGATCCCCAG aGTGGCAAAGGCGCTCCCGCTGAAGTTTCCAGATAA
- the Dyb gene encoding dystrobrevin isoform X4, whose product MSVAAEEPGGGTSGTIPGSAPGQPGGPPTDPRLALLQEMRVQNFDLIRFASYRTACKLRFVQKKVNLHAVDIWNVIEAFRENGLNTLEPQCEVSVARLETLLSSLYHSLNKRLPPAHQVRAAHCCALLLNWLLAAYCPPGENVGKIRVFSIKVALATMCAGKLVDKLRYVFSQVSDGTGQLSRIRLGEYLREALALPAAVYESPSFPYSDNLTDTLFPGRGKVTVNDFMDTMMSDPGPACLVWLPLLHRLASVENVVHPTACSACGRARLAGFRYRCSRCHNYTLCQDCFWRGRVSDNHTNEHEVKEYATYSPSKQIGHSLRKSFRCVPERSRQQFPRFPDQPEKTLNLSHIVPPSPVAMHNGFPDAYGGHLAHTGHTGSLDSRAPRPMHHDMGRGDDEHRLIARYAARLAQHNTMPRSGRSASLTPDLGRGMVEGLGWNANADGARAQRELISQLEAKNREIMQEITRLRRQQEAEGGGGNSGSGELVGELRALRQRKGELEGHLSALQDSRRHLMGQLEGLMKMLKNQQSSPRSTPTSSPRSAQSPPPSGFILGAPNDRGNVIVSGPRSAPQTPSLGERDRLDMSCMSQSLAASGVEGALTAELRSNYTSSPRNNEGSEDEAPALSNIRKPLDFEEDGDDDDGGRIMVGPGPAMQGGDEVWRGELARRLQRERFLAELRARDPDPQSGKGAPAEVSR is encoded by the exons ATGAGCGTGGCCGCTGAAGAACCCGGGGGTGGTACTTCGGGTACCATCCCGGGATCGGCACCGGGTCAACCAGGAGGCCCTCCGACCGACCCCAGACTGGCCCTGCTGCAGGAGATGCGCGTCCAGAACTTCGATCTGATCCGATTCGCCTCATACCGCACAGCTTGCAAGCTCCGATTCGTCCAGAAGAAAGTCAACT TGCACGCTGTCGATATATGGAACGTGATCGAGGCATTCAGGGAGAATGGACTTAACACACTAGAACCGCAATGCGAAGTCAGTGTCGCTAGATTGGAGACGTTACTGTCGTCGCTGTACCATAGTCTCAATAAGAGGCTGCCTCCGGCGCATCAGGTGCGAGCTGCTCACTGTTGCGCTTTGCTTCTCAATTGGCTCCTCGCCGCTTACTGTCCTCCggg gGAAAATGTTGGAAAAATTAGGGTATTTTCAATCAAAGTCGCTTTGGCGACGATGTGTGCTGGAAAGCTCGTAGATAAGCTTAGAT ATGTATTTTCGCAAGTGTCCGACGGCACTGGCCAACTATCTCGAATACGATTGGGAGAATATTTGCGCGAGGCTTTGGCCTTGCCAGCAGCCGTATACGAATCACCGTCGTTTCCCTACAGCGACAACCTCACCGACACACTATTCCCAGGA CGTGGAAAAGTCACCGTGAACGACTTCATGGACACGATGATGTCAGATCCGGGACCGGCGTGTCTCGTCTGGCTGCCGCTGCTGCACCGACTGGCGTCCGTAGAAAACG TTGTACATCCGACGGCGTGTTCGGCCTGTGGAAGAGCTCGTCTCGCCGGCTTCCGCTACCGTTGTTCCCGATGCCACAATTATACGCTGTGCCAGGATTGCTTCTGGCGCGGCAGAGTCTCCGACAATCACACCAACGAACACGAAGTCAAAGAGTACGCCACATAT TCTCCGTCGAAGCAGATCGGCCACTCGTTAAGGAAGTCGTTCCGGTGCGTGCCGGAAAGGTCGCGACAGCAGTTTCCTCGGTTCCCCGATCAGCCTGAAAAAACCCTCAACCTCAGTCACATTGt ACCTCCGTCACCTGTTGCCATGCATAATGGTTTTCCGGATGCTTATGGAGGCCACTTAGCACACACGGGACACACAGGATCATTAGACTCTCGTGCTCCTCGACCGATGCATCACG ATATGGGACGAGGCGACGACGAGCATCGATTGATTGCACGATATGCTGCCCGACTTGCTCAACACAATACAATG CCAAGATCCGGACGATCGGCGTCGCTGACACCAGATCTG GGTCGTGGAATGGTAGAAGGACTCGGCTGGAATGCGAACGCTGATGGTGCCCGAGCCCAGCGTGAACTCATCTCCCAACTCGAAGCCAAGAATAGAGAAATCATGCAAGAAATTACTAGATTGcg GCGACAGCAAGAAGCAGAAGGTGGTGGTGGAAACTCTGGAAGTGGAGAACTCGTCGGTGAATTGCGCGCGTTGCGTCAACGTAAGGGTGAATTAGAAGGACACCTTTCAGCGTTGCAAGATTCTCGTCGTCATCTAATGGGTCAGTTGGAAGGGCTCATGAAAATGTTGAAG AATCAGCAGTCCTCACCTCGATCGACCCCTACATCGTCTCCACGATCTGCCCAAAGTCCGCCCCCTTCAGGATTCATCTTGGGTGCTCCGAACGATCG AGGAAATGTCATCGTCAGCGGTCCGAGGTCGGCTCCTCAAACTCCATCACTCGGTGAGCGTGACCGACTAGACATGTCGTGCATGTCGCAAAGCTTAGCAGCATCAG GTGTCGAAGGCGCACTCACCGCGGAATTGAGATCCAACTATACCTCGTCTCCGAGAAACAACG AGGGGTCCGAGGATGAGGCGCCCGCCTTGAGTAACATCAGAAAACCTCTCG ACTTTGAAGAAGACGGAGACGATGACGACGGAGGTCGCATCATGGTCGGCCCCGGACCAGCCATGCAAGGCGGGGACGAAGTGTGGCGCGGAGAGTTGGCCCGTCGTCTCCAACGCGAGAGATTCCTGGCCGAGCTGCGAGCTCGTGATCCCGATCCCCAG aGTGGCAAAGGCGCTCCCGCTGAAGTTTCCAGATAA
- the Dyb gene encoding dystrobrevin isoform X2 gives MSVAAEEPGGGTSGTIPGSAPGQPGGPPTDPRLALLQEMRVQNFDLIRFASYRTACKLRFVQKKVNLHAVDIWNVIEAFRENGLNTLEPQCEVSVARLETLLSSLYHSLNKRLPPAHQVRAAHCCALLLNWLLAAYCPPGENVGKIRVFSIKVALATMCAGKLVDKLRYVFSQVSDGTGQLSRIRLGEYLREALALPAAVYESPSFPYSDNLTDTLFPGRGKVTVNDFMDTMMSDPGPACLVWLPLLHRLASVENVVHPTACSACGRARLAGFRYRCSRCHNYTLCQDCFWRGRVSDNHTNEHEVKEYATYSPSKQIGHSLRKSFRCVPERSRQQFPRFPDQPEKTLNLSHIVPPSPVAMHNGFPDAYGGHLAHTGHTGSLDSRAPRPMHHDMGRGDDEHRLIARYAARLAQHNTMPRSGRSASLTPDLGRGMVEGLGWNANADGARAQRELISQLEAKNREIMQEITRLRRQQEAEGGGGNSGSGELVGELRALRQRKGELEGHLSALQDSRRHLMGQLEGLMKMLKNQQSSPRSTPTSSPRSAQSPPPSGFILGAPNDRGNVIVSGPRSAPQTPSLGERDRLDMSCMSQSLAASGVEGALTAELRSNYTSSPRNNGASNGAPSPAPGNRSLRTDLLFAADSVTNAMSTLVRELNSEGSEDEAPALSNIRKPLDFEEDGDDDDGGRIMVGPGPAMQGGDEVWRGELARRLQRERFLAELRARDPDPQSGKGAPAEVSR, from the exons ATGAGCGTGGCCGCTGAAGAACCCGGGGGTGGTACTTCGGGTACCATCCCGGGATCGGCACCGGGTCAACCAGGAGGCCCTCCGACCGACCCCAGACTGGCCCTGCTGCAGGAGATGCGCGTCCAGAACTTCGATCTGATCCGATTCGCCTCATACCGCACAGCTTGCAAGCTCCGATTCGTCCAGAAGAAAGTCAACT TGCACGCTGTCGATATATGGAACGTGATCGAGGCATTCAGGGAGAATGGACTTAACACACTAGAACCGCAATGCGAAGTCAGTGTCGCTAGATTGGAGACGTTACTGTCGTCGCTGTACCATAGTCTCAATAAGAGGCTGCCTCCGGCGCATCAGGTGCGAGCTGCTCACTGTTGCGCTTTGCTTCTCAATTGGCTCCTCGCCGCTTACTGTCCTCCggg gGAAAATGTTGGAAAAATTAGGGTATTTTCAATCAAAGTCGCTTTGGCGACGATGTGTGCTGGAAAGCTCGTAGATAAGCTTAGAT ATGTATTTTCGCAAGTGTCCGACGGCACTGGCCAACTATCTCGAATACGATTGGGAGAATATTTGCGCGAGGCTTTGGCCTTGCCAGCAGCCGTATACGAATCACCGTCGTTTCCCTACAGCGACAACCTCACCGACACACTATTCCCAGGA CGTGGAAAAGTCACCGTGAACGACTTCATGGACACGATGATGTCAGATCCGGGACCGGCGTGTCTCGTCTGGCTGCCGCTGCTGCACCGACTGGCGTCCGTAGAAAACG TTGTACATCCGACGGCGTGTTCGGCCTGTGGAAGAGCTCGTCTCGCCGGCTTCCGCTACCGTTGTTCCCGATGCCACAATTATACGCTGTGCCAGGATTGCTTCTGGCGCGGCAGAGTCTCCGACAATCACACCAACGAACACGAAGTCAAAGAGTACGCCACATAT TCTCCGTCGAAGCAGATCGGCCACTCGTTAAGGAAGTCGTTCCGGTGCGTGCCGGAAAGGTCGCGACAGCAGTTTCCTCGGTTCCCCGATCAGCCTGAAAAAACCCTCAACCTCAGTCACATTGt ACCTCCGTCACCTGTTGCCATGCATAATGGTTTTCCGGATGCTTATGGAGGCCACTTAGCACACACGGGACACACAGGATCATTAGACTCTCGTGCTCCTCGACCGATGCATCACG ATATGGGACGAGGCGACGACGAGCATCGATTGATTGCACGATATGCTGCCCGACTTGCTCAACACAATACAATG CCAAGATCCGGACGATCGGCGTCGCTGACACCAGATCTG GGTCGTGGAATGGTAGAAGGACTCGGCTGGAATGCGAACGCTGATGGTGCCCGAGCCCAGCGTGAACTCATCTCCCAACTCGAAGCCAAGAATAGAGAAATCATGCAAGAAATTACTAGATTGcg GCGACAGCAAGAAGCAGAAGGTGGTGGTGGAAACTCTGGAAGTGGAGAACTCGTCGGTGAATTGCGCGCGTTGCGTCAACGTAAGGGTGAATTAGAAGGACACCTTTCAGCGTTGCAAGATTCTCGTCGTCATCTAATGGGTCAGTTGGAAGGGCTCATGAAAATGTTGAAG AATCAGCAGTCCTCACCTCGATCGACCCCTACATCGTCTCCACGATCTGCCCAAAGTCCGCCCCCTTCAGGATTCATCTTGGGTGCTCCGAACGATCG AGGAAATGTCATCGTCAGCGGTCCGAGGTCGGCTCCTCAAACTCCATCACTCGGTGAGCGTGACCGACTAGACATGTCGTGCATGTCGCAAAGCTTAGCAGCATCAG GTGTCGAAGGCGCACTCACCGCGGAATTGAGATCCAACTATACCTCGTCTCCGAGAAACAACG GCGCCAGTAACGGGGCTCCGTCCCCTGCACCGGGCAACCGATCGCTCCGCACCGACCTCCTGTTCGCCGCCGACTCTGTCACCAACGCCATGTCCACGCTAGTGAGGGAGCTGAACTCCG AGGGGTCCGAGGATGAGGCGCCCGCCTTGAGTAACATCAGAAAACCTCTCG ACTTTGAAGAAGACGGAGACGATGACGACGGAGGTCGCATCATGGTCGGCCCCGGACCAGCCATGCAAGGCGGGGACGAAGTGTGGCGCGGAGAGTTGGCCCGTCGTCTCCAACGCGAGAGATTCCTGGCCGAGCTGCGAGCTCGTGATCCCGATCCCCAG aGTGGCAAAGGCGCTCCCGCTGAAGTTTCCAGATAA